A genomic window from Camelus ferus isolate YT-003-E chromosome X, BCGSAC_Cfer_1.0, whole genome shotgun sequence includes:
- the LOC116661944 gene encoding melanoma-associated antigen B10-like: MPRGRKSKLRARENRRQAQEDDLVLQRATAVSHTEPTYRDPLDETVVLSVYYLLYKYQMKEPITKADMLRNVIQVYRNHFHEILKRASAHMEMVFGLDLKEVDPYRHIYVLVNKLEISYDAILDDVREVPKTGLVMAILGVIFMNGNCATEEQVWQMLNVMGLYAGRKHFIFGEPRKLITKDLVEANYLECRQVPNSDPPRYEFLWGPRAHAETSKMKVLEFMAKIHDTVPTAFASWYEEAVKDEVERARARATAKARTAAMASARSRAMATNSSCPNKV, from the exons ATGCCTCGGGGTCGGAAGAGTAAGCTCCGTGCCCGTGAGAATCGCCGCCAGGCCCAAGAAGATGATCTG GTTCTTCAGAGAGCCACAGCTGTTTCACACACTGAGCCCACCTACAGAGACCCTCTAGATGAGACGGTGGTTTTATCGGTGTACTACCTGTTGTACAAGTATCAAATGAAAGAGCCCATTACCAAGGCAGATATGCTGAGAAATGTAATCCAGGTGTACAGGAATCACTTCCATGAGATCCTCAAGAGAGCTTCTGCGCACATGGAGATGGTCTTTGGCCTTGACCTGAAGGAAGTGGATCCCTACCGGCACATCTATGTCCTTGTTAACAAACTTGAAATAAGCTACGATGCAATTCTGGATGATGTGAGAGAGGTTCCCAAAACTGGCCTGGTGATGGCTATTCTGGGTGTGATATTCATGAATGGCAATTGTGCCACTGAGGAGCAAGTCTGGCAAATGTTGAATGTGATGGGGTTATATGCTGGGAGGAAGCACTTCATTTTTGGGGAGCCAAGGAAGCTCATCACCAAAGATTTAGTGGAGGCAAATTACCTGGAGTGTCGCCAGGTGCCCAATAGTGATCCTCCCCGCTATGAGTTCCTGTGGGGTCCAAGAGCCCACGCTGAAACCAGCAAGATGAAAGTGCTGGAATTTATGGCCAAGATCCATGATACAGTCCCTACAGCCTTTGCATCCTGGTATGAAGAGGCTGTGAAAGATGAGGTGGAGAGAGCCCGAGCCAGAGCTACAGCCAAGGCTCGTACTGCTGCCATGGCCAGTGCACGCTCCAGGGCCATGGCCACAAATTCCTCATGCCCCAATAAAGTCTGA
- the LOC102521279 gene encoding LOW QUALITY PROTEIN: melanoma-associated antigen B10-like (The sequence of the model RefSeq protein was modified relative to this genomic sequence to represent the inferred CDS: inserted 2 bases in 1 codon) has protein sequence MPRGQKSKLHTCEKCCQARSETQRLQDVQVTAGSQRAPSTTTTSAGVSCTRYDEGAKSQDEEKPSISQASPSTDYSCRTPLDQKAILLVQFLLHKYNVREPITKEDIMKHVIKRYKEHLHEILRKAXLMLLAFGIDVKEVDPTRHCYALVSKFQRTSDERLRGEEITPKTGLLMTILCVIFMKGNCATEEDIWEVLNVMGIYAAKKHLMYGDPKKLITEDLVQERYLEYRQVPNSDPPHYEFLWGPRVCAETSKMKVLEFLAKIHNTVPSAFPSWYEEALRDKEERARARAAAMIRTGALVSVRSGANFQGSFSHL, from the exons ATGCCTCGGGGACAAAAGAGTAAGCTCCACACCTGTGAGAAATGCTGTCAGGCCAGGAGTGAGACTCAGCGTCTCCAAGATGTTCAGGTcactgca GGGTCTCAGAGAGCCCCATCCACTACCACTACTTCTGCAGGTGTTTCATGCACAAGATATGATGAAGGTGCCAAGAGCCAGGATGAAGAAAAACCAAGCATCTCCCAGGCATCACCCAGCACTGATTATTCCTGCAGAACCCCTCTAGACCAGAAGGCAATTCTGTTGGTGCAATTCCTGCTGCACAAGTATAACGTGAGAGAGCCCATTACAAAGGAAGATATTATGAAGCATGTCATCAAAAGGTACAAGGAGCACCTCCATGAGATCCTCAGAAAAGC TCTGATGCTGCTGGCCTTTGGCATTGATGTGAAGGAAGTCGACCCCACCAGGCACTGCTATGCCCTTGTCAGCAAATTCCAGCGCACCAGTGATGAGAGGCTGAGGGGTGAGGAGATCACGCCCAAGACCGGCCTCCTTATGACGATCCTCTGTGTGATCTTCATGAAAGGCAACTGTGCCACTGAGGAGGATATCTGGGAAGTACTCAATGTGATGGGGATATATGCTGCAAAGAAGCACCTCATGTATGGGGACCCCAAGAAGCTCATCACTGAAGATTTGGTGCAGGAAAGATACCTGGAGTACCGCCAGGTGCCCAACAGTGATCCTCCCCACTATGAGTTCCTGTGGGGTCCAAGAGTCTGTGCGGAAACCAGCAAGATGAAAGTCCTTGAGTTCTTGGCTAAGATCCACAATACAGTCCCCAGTGCCTTCCCATCCTGGTATGAAGAGGCTTTGAGAGATAAGGAAGAGAGAGCCCGAGCCAGAGCTGCAGCTATGATTCGCACTGGTGCCTTGGTCAGTGTACGTTCCGGGGCCAATTTTCAGGGCAGCTTCTCCCACCTGTAG